In Vibrio lentus, a single genomic region encodes these proteins:
- a CDS encoding glutamate decarboxylase encodes MLNNKQNNQAADDVFADQLLDSTINNHVFPSDESNPDAAYQLVSDELILDGNSRQNLATFCQTWVDGNIHKIMDECIDKNMIDKDEYPQTAEIEDRCVRMLADLWNSPDAENTMGCSTTGSSEAAMLGGMAMKWRWREKRRKEGKSTDKPNLICGPVQVCWHKFAKYWDVELREIPMEGDRLLMTPEEVLALADENTIGVVPTLGVTFTCQYEPVKAIADALDKLEAETGLDIPMHVDGASGAFIAPFCDPELEWDFRIPRVKSINASGHKYGLAPLGVGWVVFREASDLPEDLIFRVNYLGGDMPTFALNFSRPGGQIVAQYYNFLRLGKEGYKRIHDACYHSAQYLSDEVAKLGLFDIIYDGRGGIPAMSFSLKNDVDAGFNLFDLSDAIRARGWQIAAYSMPSNREDLVIMRVLIRHGVSRDMVDLLVQDLKRTIEKFNKFPVVNSVDEDSASSFNHG; translated from the coding sequence ATGCTAAACAACAAACAAAACAACCAAGCTGCTGATGACGTATTTGCGGATCAATTACTTGATAGCACTATTAACAATCACGTTTTTCCAAGTGATGAATCAAATCCAGACGCTGCTTATCAATTGGTTTCTGATGAATTAATCCTAGATGGAAACTCTCGTCAGAACCTAGCGACTTTTTGTCAAACCTGGGTGGATGGCAATATCCATAAGATCATGGATGAGTGCATCGACAAAAACATGATTGATAAAGACGAGTACCCACAAACCGCAGAAATTGAAGACCGTTGTGTTCGTATGCTAGCTGACCTTTGGAACTCACCAGATGCAGAAAACACGATGGGCTGTTCAACAACAGGTTCAAGTGAAGCTGCAATGTTAGGTGGCATGGCTATGAAATGGCGCTGGCGTGAAAAACGTCGCAAAGAAGGTAAATCAACAGATAAACCAAACCTGATTTGTGGTCCTGTTCAAGTGTGCTGGCACAAATTTGCAAAATACTGGGATGTTGAGCTTCGTGAAATCCCTATGGAAGGTGACCGCCTTCTGATGACACCTGAAGAAGTTCTAGCTCTTGCTGATGAAAATACCATTGGTGTGGTACCGACACTGGGCGTGACATTCACTTGTCAGTACGAACCTGTAAAAGCGATCGCAGATGCCCTAGACAAACTAGAAGCAGAAACAGGTCTTGATATTCCGATGCATGTCGATGGCGCAAGTGGCGCATTCATCGCACCATTCTGCGACCCAGAGCTTGAGTGGGATTTCCGTATTCCTCGAGTGAAATCTATCAATGCATCTGGCCATAAATACGGTCTAGCTCCTCTTGGTGTGGGCTGGGTTGTTTTCCGTGAAGCAAGTGATCTTCCGGAAGATTTGATTTTCCGTGTGAACTATCTTGGCGGCGATATGCCAACGTTTGCTCTCAACTTCTCTCGTCCTGGCGGCCAGATCGTAGCTCAGTACTACAACTTCCTACGCCTAGGTAAAGAAGGCTACAAACGCATCCACGATGCTTGTTACCACTCAGCACAATATCTATCGGACGAAGTCGCGAAATTAGGGTTATTTGACATTATTTATGATGGTCGTGGCGGTATCCCTGCAATGAGCTTTAGCTTGAAAAACGACGTTGATGCAGGCTTTAACCTGTTTGACTTAAGCGATGCAATTCGTGCTCGCGGCTGGCAGATCGCAGCATACTCAATGCCTTCTAACCGTGAAGACTTGGTCATCATGCGTGTGCTTATTCGCCACGGTGTGAGTCGTGACATGGTTGATCTATTGGTTCAAGACCTTAAGCGTACGATTGAAAAGTTCAACAAATTCCCTGTTGTGAACTCTGTTGATGAAGACAGCGCAAGCTCATTCAACCACGGTTAA
- a CDS encoding DUF1656 domain-containing protein: MKDQLLFGNVYIPSFMILVIVSLFALMLVKYFLGNVLRKNKIMNPSLCELCLVIIVAGQFLLLQVK; this comes from the coding sequence ATGAAAGACCAACTATTATTTGGCAACGTTTATATACCGAGTTTTATGATACTTGTTATTGTTAGCTTGTTTGCTCTAATGTTAGTTAAGTACTTTCTTGGCAATGTACTAAGAAAGAATAAAATCATGAACCCTTCTTTATGTGAACTATGCCTAGTAATCATTGTTGCTGGGCAGTTTTTATTATTACAGGTAAAATAA